A portion of the uncultured Bacteroides sp. genome contains these proteins:
- a CDS encoding PAS domain S-box protein, whose translation MNFISEDRLNQLLIDELDVLFILNMDCDILSINKAVSSILGYREESLKGHNLVAVYPPEHKDKMSLTLPLLIKGNVLSCPYPLMSFGGKILPVDMKFYMGWWNGENVIAAVGVNLSSHHFSKDVFYSIFNCSDIMMVLGSIDGTYIYNANRAFRKCLGYSIEDISGKTIHELGLFLNRGRFDEILAKFYKVGKAKGEGVLRAKSGELVVCWFSLEKLIISGESYIFFVATDITERKQMETKLQYLVSQQKLLADVAQLLNEQRNFDEIVNRVLELIGRHTNVSRVYIGKYAEDNLYCDMVYEWCNEGIESLIEVLQNVHFSAAPSWNTMLSKDGRILADTINKLPKDIADFVRKLGVKSLLVYPIYINNHFWGFIGFDDYVRNKVWQEEEIHLMRTIVNNIANALDRKSYIEQYKNSEMRLRLALNAAKEGMWDWNLQTDEVFFTDACFTMLGYEPNEMSGKTYHWKDLVHPDDWPGAMKAFATHLRGNSAYYECVFRVKTKTGDWKWVLDHGKIVEKNSKNEALRAVGTHIDITKQKEAERELQELLSTKDKLFSIISHDLRGPVGSFMQIIELLTSGMQIEPEMQVSLLGELKNMSKNTFYLLENLLNWSRSQRSEIEYAPRAILINDLITENLSLLSVTASQKEIEVRFNEDHYFNAFADYNMINLVIRNLLSNAVKFTPRGGTVDIYLAEEEHFVQVTVKDSGVGMSPDIVEKLFTKDHYHSTYGTNNEKGSGLGLMLCTDFISRNGGKIRVESEVGKGSSFIFTLPAADIGTI comes from the coding sequence ATGAACTTTATTTCTGAAGATCGATTGAATCAACTATTGATTGATGAACTCGATGTCCTTTTTATCTTAAACATGGATTGCGACATTCTTTCCATTAATAAGGCTGTGAGCTCTATCCTCGGCTATCGAGAAGAGTCATTGAAGGGCCATAATTTAGTTGCTGTATATCCACCTGAGCATAAAGACAAAATGAGCTTAACTCTCCCGTTGTTAATCAAAGGGAATGTGCTTTCTTGCCCGTATCCTCTTATGTCGTTTGGAGGGAAAATTCTACCTGTTGATATGAAGTTTTATATGGGTTGGTGGAATGGCGAAAATGTTATAGCAGCTGTTGGCGTTAATCTATCTTCTCATCATTTTTCAAAAGACGTTTTTTATAGTATATTCAATTGCTCTGATATAATGATGGTTTTGGGCTCTATTGACGGAACTTATATCTATAATGCAAATAGAGCTTTTAGGAAATGTTTAGGATATTCTATCGAAGATATTTCCGGAAAGACTATTCATGAATTGGGATTGTTTTTGAATAGGGGCCGTTTTGATGAGATATTAGCTAAGTTTTATAAAGTAGGCAAAGCTAAGGGCGAAGGTGTGTTACGAGCAAAATCCGGAGAGTTAGTCGTTTGCTGGTTTTCTTTGGAGAAATTAATCATTAGTGGAGAATCTTACATCTTCTTTGTAGCTACTGATATTACAGAGCGTAAGCAAATGGAGACTAAATTGCAATACCTTGTCTCTCAACAGAAATTATTAGCAGATGTGGCTCAATTACTTAATGAGCAGAGAAATTTTGATGAGATAGTTAATAGGGTGTTGGAACTCATCGGGCGGCATACCAATGTCAGTCGGGTATACATTGGCAAATATGCGGAGGATAATCTTTATTGTGATATGGTTTATGAATGGTGTAATGAAGGTATTGAGAGCTTGATCGAAGTTCTTCAAAATGTTCATTTCTCAGCAGCACCTTCATGGAACACTATGCTTAGTAAGGATGGACGAATTCTGGCAGATACTATTAATAAACTGCCTAAAGATATAGCTGATTTTGTGCGTAAACTTGGAGTTAAATCATTGTTGGTATATCCGATTTATATTAATAACCATTTTTGGGGATTTATAGGCTTTGATGATTATGTGCGAAATAAAGTATGGCAGGAAGAGGAAATTCATTTGATGCGTACGATCGTTAATAATATAGCTAATGCTTTGGATCGTAAATCATATATTGAACAATATAAAAATAGTGAAATGCGGCTAAGGCTTGCCCTAAATGCTGCTAAAGAAGGCATGTGGGATTGGAATTTGCAGACAGATGAGGTCTTTTTTACTGATGCTTGCTTTACCATGTTGGGGTATGAGCCCAATGAGATGTCCGGCAAAACCTATCATTGGAAGGATTTGGTTCATCCAGATGATTGGCCGGGAGCGATGAAAGCATTTGCTACTCATTTAAGAGGTAATTCTGCTTACTATGAATGTGTGTTCCGCGTTAAAACTAAAACCGGCGATTGGAAATGGGTTTTGGATCATGGAAAAATTGTAGAGAAAAACAGTAAAAATGAGGCGCTACGGGCTGTCGGTACTCATATTGATATTACAAAACAAAAAGAAGCGGAACGAGAGTTGCAAGAATTGCTCTCTACAAAAGATAAATTGTTCTCTATCATTTCTCACGATCTTCGAGGTCCTGTTGGTAGCTTTATGCAAATCATAGAACTTCTTACTAGCGGTATGCAGATTGAGCCGGAGATGCAGGTCTCTCTTTTGGGGGAACTGAAGAATATGTCTAAAAATACATTCTATTTGCTGGAAAATTTGCTCAACTGGTCAAGATCGCAACGTAGTGAAATAGAATATGCTCCGCGTGCTATCCTTATTAATGACTTAATTACAGAGAATCTTTCTTTATTATCGGTTACTGCAAGCCAGAAAGAAATTGAGGTCCGATTTAATGAAGATCATTATTTTAATGCTTTTGCTGATTACAATATGATAAATCTGGTGATAAGGAATCTGTTGTCTAATGCAGTTAAATTTACTCCTCGTGGTGGAACTGTCGATATTTATCTTGCAGAGGAAGAACACTTCGTGCAAGTAACGGTAAAAGATTCAGGTGTAGGTATGTCGCCGGATATTGTGGAGAAGTTGTTTACTAAGGATCATTATCACTCAACCTATGGTACAAATAATGAAAAAGGATCAGGACTTGGACTTATGCTTTGTACAGACTTTATAAGTAGAAACGGAGGAAAGATTAGAGTCGAGAGTGAAGTTGGCAAGGGCAGTTCTTTCATATTCACGCTTCCTGCAGCGGATATTGGAACGATTTGA
- a CDS encoding SRPBCC family protein translates to MSQFESSVKVIPYGQQQVYAKLSDLNNLETVKNSIPADKVKNMSFDADTLSFNVAPVGSITLKIIEREPYESIKFETTQSPMPFNMCIQLVDGGEMECKMKLTVSIDINPFMKGMIQKPLQEGLEKMADMLALIQY, encoded by the coding sequence ATGAGCCAATTTGAGAGTAGTGTGAAGGTAATCCCTTACGGTCAACAGCAAGTTTATGCTAAACTTTCAGACCTTAACAATCTGGAGACGGTTAAAAATAGTATTCCTGCTGATAAGGTGAAGAATATGAGTTTCGATGCTGATACTTTGAGCTTTAATGTAGCTCCTGTAGGGAGTATAACATTGAAGATCATAGAGCGAGAACCTTATGAATCTATAAAATTTGAAACCACTCAGTCTCCTATGCCTTTCAATATGTGCATACAATTGGTGGATGGCGGCGAGATGGAATGTAAAATGAAACTTACAGTTAGCATAGATATCAATCCTTTCATGAAAGGAATGATCCAGAAACCTTTGCAAGAAGGTCTTGAGAAGATGGCCGACATGCTTGCGTTGATACAATATTAA
- a CDS encoding beta-N-acetylhexosaminidase, with product MLRDFIMTAFFLSGAIVQAQDLSKSVSIIPQPVEIISSSGVFDLRTNTSISFSSKEVLPSAVYLSDYLGRYLSYPLAVKREKVTPKQTIRLINQKNGQISGGYRLEVTPDGITVNGNDDAGVFYGVQTLIQLLPIRAGIMPVVPALTVRDYPRFAYRGMHLDVVRHFFPVSFIKQYIDYLALHKMNYFHWHLTDDQGWRIQMKCRPELTEVGSYREGEIEGLYPGVYTPLPYGGYYTHEQVKEIVAYAAERYITVIPEIDIPGHCMAVLATYPQFSTTPDEAKKCALTWGIFNKENNVLAPTPEVFGFLKDVFSELCDLFPAPYIHVGGDECAKRWWQESDQTQRFMKEQGLKDEKALQSYFIHYVQQVVNAKGKTLIGWDEILEGGISPDCIVMNWRTTPNAVKAIKTGHRVIMTPSAYTYLNIKESRSQSELAFPGLLPLEKVYKFDVIPDSLTVAEASQVWGGQGCLWTEYVSTPWNAEYCLFPRLSALAENLWSAPECKNWERFVQKMEQQYQRYDLWGARYSEAFFRVQDILRKR from the coding sequence ATGTTACGTGATTTTATTATGACCGCCTTTTTTCTTTCAGGTGCCATTGTGCAAGCGCAAGATTTGTCTAAATCAGTTAGTATTATTCCTCAACCGGTTGAAATAATATCTTCGTCTGGTGTTTTCGATCTTAGAACGAATACATCCATTTCCTTTTCTTCTAAAGAAGTGCTACCAAGTGCAGTCTACTTGTCTGATTATCTGGGTAGATACCTTAGTTATCCGCTTGCAGTGAAGAGAGAAAAGGTTACTCCGAAACAAACAATCCGACTGATTAATCAAAAGAATGGACAGATCTCCGGTGGCTATCGGCTCGAAGTAACGCCTGATGGGATAACGGTAAATGGAAATGATGATGCAGGAGTGTTTTATGGTGTGCAGACGCTTATTCAATTACTTCCTATCCGAGCTGGCATAATGCCTGTGGTACCTGCACTAACGGTGCGCGACTATCCTCGTTTTGCTTATCGAGGCATGCATTTGGATGTGGTTCGGCACTTCTTTCCCGTATCTTTTATCAAACAATACATTGATTACCTGGCTCTGCACAAGATGAATTATTTTCATTGGCACTTGACCGATGATCAAGGGTGGCGTATTCAGATGAAATGTCGACCTGAACTCACGGAGGTTGGATCTTATCGGGAAGGTGAGATAGAGGGCTTATACCCTGGTGTTTATACTCCTCTGCCTTACGGTGGCTATTATACTCATGAACAAGTAAAGGAAATTGTGGCGTATGCTGCCGAACGTTACATCACTGTGATTCCTGAAATAGATATTCCGGGACACTGCATGGCTGTGTTAGCTACTTATCCGCAATTTAGCACTACGCCTGATGAGGCGAAGAAATGCGCATTGACTTGGGGCATTTTTAATAAAGAGAACAATGTGCTGGCACCTACACCTGAGGTTTTCGGATTTCTTAAAGATGTGTTCTCTGAGCTCTGCGATTTGTTTCCTGCGCCCTACATACATGTGGGTGGAGATGAATGTGCCAAGCGTTGGTGGCAAGAATCTGACCAAACGCAGCGTTTTATGAAAGAACAAGGATTGAAAGATGAGAAAGCATTGCAGAGCTACTTTATCCATTATGTGCAGCAAGTGGTCAATGCCAAAGGGAAAACCTTGATCGGCTGGGATGAAATTCTTGAAGGTGGCATTTCGCCTGATTGTATTGTGATGAACTGGCGTACTACGCCTAATGCCGTGAAGGCTATCAAGACAGGGCATCGGGTGATCATGACGCCGTCAGCATACACTTACCTGAATATAAAAGAATCCAGAAGTCAGTCTGAACTGGCCTTTCCGGGTTTGCTTCCTTTAGAGAAAGTTTATAAGTTTGATGTGATTCCCGATAGCCTGACGGTTGCTGAGGCTTCTCAGGTATGGGGTGGGCAGGGTTGTTTGTGGACGGAATATGTGTCCACTCCGTGGAACGCAGAATATTGCCTTTTTCCACGGCTTTCTGCTTTGGCTGAAAACCTTTGGTCGGCCCCGGAATGTAAGAATTGGGAACGCTTTGTGCAAAAAATGGAACAGCAGTATCAACGCTACGACTTGTGGGGAGCCCGTTATTCGGAAGCCTTTTTTCGGGTGCAAGATATCTTGAGAAAGCGCTAG
- the pyrE gene encoding orotate phosphoribosyltransferase, which produces MKTLERLFAEKLLKIKAIKLQPANPFTWASGWKSPFYCDNRKTLSYPSLRNFVKIEITRLILERFGQVDAIAGVATGAIPQGALVADALNLPFVYIRSAPKDHGLENLIEGELRPGMKVVVVEDLVSTGGSSLKAVEAIRRDGCEVIGMIAAFTYGFDVAIKAFKDAKVPLITLTNYDAVIEAALRTEYIDEPDVAVLEEWRKDPSHWEPEK; this is translated from the coding sequence ATGAAAACGTTAGAGAGATTATTCGCAGAGAAGTTACTGAAGATTAAGGCTATTAAGCTGCAACCGGCCAATCCGTTTACATGGGCTTCGGGGTGGAAATCACCGTTTTATTGTGATAACCGTAAGACGCTTTCCTATCCTTCTCTTCGTAATTTCGTGAAAATTGAAATTACTCGCCTTATTCTAGAACGCTTTGGGCAAGTTGATGCCATAGCGGGTGTTGCTACTGGAGCCATTCCTCAAGGAGCCTTGGTGGCTGATGCCTTGAATCTTCCTTTTGTTTATATTCGCTCTGCTCCGAAAGATCATGGACTGGAAAATTTGATTGAAGGAGAGTTACGCCCGGGTATGAAGGTGGTTGTAGTTGAAGATCTCGTTTCGACAGGAGGAAGTAGTTTGAAAGCTGTAGAGGCAATTCGTCGAGACGGTTGTGAAGTGATAGGTATGATAGCTGCATTTACTTATGGGTTTGATGTTGCAATAAAAGCTTTTAAAGATGCAAAAGTTCCGTTGATAACATTGACTAATTATGATGCGGTAATTGAGGCGGCTCTTCGTACTGAGTATATTGATGAACCTGATGTTGCCGTATTGGAAGAATGGCGTAAAGACCCATCACATTGGGAACCCGAAAAATAA
- a CDS encoding DUF2007-related protein → MITNKRLSLVDVFAGSPWEVNCVKELLSAAYIDVSVKDKGIDSILLAVPCEQYTAAMKIIDGKKVF, encoded by the coding sequence ATGATAACAAATAAAAGACTTTCTCTGGTAGACGTTTTTGCAGGCAGCCCATGGGAGGTAAACTGTGTAAAGGAGCTTTTGAGCGCAGCTTATATTGATGTTTCAGTAAAAGATAAAGGAATAGACAGCATCCTTTTAGCTGTCCCTTGCGAACAATACACTGCTGCCATGAAGATTATAGACGGCAAAAAAGTATTCTAA
- the argH gene encoding argininosuccinate lyase: MVQKLWEKSVQVNKEIERFTVGRDREMDLYLAKHDVLGSMAHITMLESIGLLTKDELAMLLAELKGIYATAEQGDFTIEDGVEDVHSQVELMLTRNLGDVGKKIHSGRSRNDQVLLDLKLFTRAQIKEIADTVEQLFHVLISQSEKYKEVLMPGYTHLQIAMPSSFGLWFGAYAESLVDDMMFLQAAFRMCNRNPLGSAAGYGSSFPLDRTMTTRLLGFDSLNYNVVYAQMGRGKMERNVAFSLASIAGTISKLAFDACLFNSQNFSFVKLPDECTTGSSIMPHKKNPDVFELTRAKCNKLQSLPQQIMMIANNLPSGYFRDLQIIKEVFLPAFQELKDCLQMTTYIMNEIRVNEHILDDDRYLLIFSVEEVNRLAREGMPFRDAYKKVGLDIESGQFAHSKEVHHTHEGSIGNLCNDKISALMQHVLEGFNFETMEIAERNLLGR; the protein is encoded by the coding sequence ATGGTACAGAAACTTTGGGAAAAATCGGTTCAGGTTAACAAGGAGATTGAACGGTTTACCGTAGGTCGCGATCGTGAAATGGACCTTTATCTGGCGAAGCACGATGTGCTCGGCTCTATGGCGCATATCACGATGCTTGAAAGTATAGGTCTGCTAACTAAAGACGAACTAGCAATGTTGCTTGCCGAATTGAAAGGAATATATGCAACAGCTGAGCAAGGTGACTTTACGATTGAAGACGGAGTGGAAGATGTGCACTCGCAAGTAGAGTTAATGCTGACGCGTAATTTAGGCGATGTGGGAAAGAAAATTCATAGCGGGCGTTCACGTAATGATCAGGTTTTGCTCGATTTGAAACTATTTACTCGTGCACAAATCAAAGAGATTGCCGACACGGTAGAGCAACTCTTTCATGTGCTCATATCTCAGAGTGAGAAATATAAGGAGGTGTTGATGCCGGGTTACACGCATTTGCAAATAGCGATGCCTTCTTCTTTTGGATTGTGGTTTGGTGCTTACGCTGAGAGTTTGGTCGATGATATGATGTTTTTACAAGCTGCTTTTCGTATGTGTAACCGAAACCCATTGGGCTCAGCTGCAGGATACGGTTCTTCTTTTCCTTTAGATAGGACGATGACTACTCGTTTGCTTGGTTTTGATTCGCTAAACTATAATGTGGTGTATGCGCAGATGGGGCGTGGCAAGATGGAGCGAAACGTCGCTTTCTCGTTAGCAAGTATTGCAGGAACTATTTCTAAACTAGCCTTTGATGCTTGTTTGTTCAACAGCCAGAACTTTAGTTTTGTGAAGTTACCCGATGAATGCACTACCGGTTCAAGTATCATGCCGCATAAGAAAAACCCCGATGTGTTTGAACTGACGCGTGCCAAATGCAATAAGCTACAATCTCTTCCACAGCAAATTATGATGATTGCCAATAATTTGCCCTCAGGCTATTTTCGGGATTTACAGATAATCAAGGAGGTTTTTCTGCCTGCTTTTCAAGAATTGAAAGATTGTCTGCAGATGACCACATATATTATGAACGAGATACGTGTCAATGAGCATATCCTGGATGATGATCGTTATTTACTTATTTTTAGTGTAGAAGAGGTGAACCGCTTGGCGCGGGAAGGTATGCCTTTTCGTGATGCCTATAAGAAGGTAGGGCTAGATATCGAATCGGGTCAGTTTGCGCATAGCAAGGAAGTGCATCATACGCATGAAGGTAGTATTGGCAATCTGTGCAATGATAAAATTTCGGCGTTGATGCAACATGTACTAGAAGGTTTCAATTTTGAAACGATGGAGATTGCTGAACGCAATCTACTTGGAAGGTAA